The Marinitoga sp. 1197 genome has a segment encoding these proteins:
- the murB gene encoding UDP-N-acetylmuramate dehydrogenase, which produces MEIGRDLYLLGCNVLVNESLRLHTTFKLGGVVPLFVIPKTKEIFIKAIMYLKNKNIDFRIIGGGANLIVKDEYMDFVVVSTEFLTGYNIQDEYICSEVGIPFSRLSYIAMENSLSGLEFACGIPGTLGGALFMNAGAYGGQISNIINEVEVFDLKEETIKKLNKNELSFDYRKSIFQERRYIALSAKLKMVKKEKHKINKKMKDMSIKRWEKQPLEYPSAGSIFKRPRSDFYVGTTIEKLGLKGYSIGGAQISKKHAGFIINKGNAKFSDVLNLINYVKKTVKNEYNVELEIEPEIWE; this is translated from the coding sequence ATGGAAATAGGTAGAGATTTATATTTGTTAGGATGTAATGTGTTAGTCAATGAATCTCTTAGATTGCATACAACTTTTAAATTAGGAGGAGTAGTTCCATTATTTGTTATTCCAAAAACCAAAGAAATATTTATAAAGGCAATAATGTATTTAAAGAATAAAAATATTGATTTTAGAATAATAGGTGGAGGAGCAAATCTTATTGTAAAGGATGAATATATGGATTTTGTTGTTGTTAGTACAGAGTTTTTAACAGGTTATAATATTCAAGATGAATATATTTGTTCTGAAGTTGGTATTCCTTTTTCGCGATTATCATATATAGCAATGGAAAATTCGTTATCCGGTTTGGAGTTTGCCTGTGGAATTCCAGGTACTTTGGGTGGAGCATTGTTTATGAATGCGGGAGCATATGGAGGACAGATTTCAAATATTATTAATGAAGTAGAAGTTTTTGATTTAAAAGAAGAAACAATTAAAAAATTAAATAAAAATGAGTTGAGTTTTGATTATAGAAAAAGTATATTTCAGGAAAGGAGATATATAGCTTTAAGTGCGAAGCTAAAGATGGTTAAGAAAGAAAAACATAAAATCAATAAAAAAATGAAAGATATGTCTATTAAAAGATGGGAAAAACAGCCTCTCGAATATCCTAGTGCAGGAAGTATATTTAAGAGGCCACGTTCGGATTTTTATGTTGGAACCACAATTGAAAAACTGGGATTAAAAGGTTATTCAATCGGGGGAGCGCAAATTTCAAAAAAACATGCGGGTTTTATCATAAATAAAGGAAATGCAAAATTTTCGGACGTATTAAACCTTATAAATTATGTAAAGAAAACAGTAAAAAATGAATATAATGTAGAATTAGAAATAGAACCAGAAATATGGGAATAA